The sequence GTGTGGTTAGCGATTTTCGCTTTTCGTGTTCTCCCCAAAAAGACACAAAAGTGAGAGTTTGCGTTTCAATTTTGTGCATCTCTTTACAAAGTGCCCTGCTTTGAAGTAAAATTCCGCACCATTTTAAATGTCGGCTGGCTAAAATAATGCCAGCGCAAACCGATTTCTATTGAGGTGAGAGGCACATGCCGGTAATCAAAGTACGTGAAAACGAGCCATTTGACGTTGCTCTTCGTCGTTTCAAACGCTCTTGTGAAAAAGCAGGCGTATTAGCAGAAGTTCGTCGTCGTGAGTTTTATGAAAAAC comes from Proteus vulgaris and encodes:
- the rpsU gene encoding 30S ribosomal protein S21; its protein translation is MPVIKVRENEPFDVALRRFKRSCEKAGVLAEVRRREFYEKPTTERKRAKASAVKRHAKKLARENARRTRLY